A portion of the Syngnathoides biaculeatus isolate LvHL_M chromosome 7, ASM1980259v1, whole genome shotgun sequence genome contains these proteins:
- the LOC133503598 gene encoding spindle assembly abnormal protein 6 homolog isoform X2: MFLGCGRKPEWPPGEKPPGHRENMQTPHWRGRDRTRIPGTSNSGCEIRFPACTCCAAESEGGSHGHFANRPPRNCDKGEDVTSEEEIWFVWRKKKKSAKMEKMYSKVVQVTVRCRDCDERNAPIRVTVELQASKSGVHRRDLVVRLTDDADPYFLFNLTLCQEDFQSLKVQQGLLIEFSSFPEKLIELVDQCQSEQSSDHPSKTKNVCRFQLLLSRESASPDGPAHLSVMETNSFKHINHLSLRLVPGSDKLVKDYLALCLSSLKAEKEALEVKLQKTRADLSTQLNYAQQALSERNQELERLRSDWTLQSGTLTSRHADELRSEREKATELQNRLQRETQQLRQDLESAHQRASRQMQNRLTELETSCRELTDRKYKNEAVLRDLECKLAGAEEECQRAKQQAATLRRENASLDAALRDKERAADQLLTRVAVLEERVKDEEALLSGTKEALKAAQQQKESVQEKAQSREAQLRNLEAQGKILSEDVKKGNEIIMKFQRELQVQLDKLKVRDLALLAQEKELERARKEARDARRQLGAKDRQIVELKEKLDSSVRKLTETKEVLQKNENVIVWLNKQLNEKQLAEKIAEPLENTAAALTPAGPRAHFYPHVTKAAVTPDIIHKMNDSAGLDAKYFKRRDDSVAVYALPDALVPREPPPQYPKAPVASAYFTN, translated from the exons atgtttttgggatgtgggaggaaacccgagtggccacctggagaaaagccacccgggcacagggagaacatgcaaactccacactggcggggccgagatcgaacccggatccccggcact AGCAACAGTGGATGTGAAATAAGATTTCCGGCTTGTACGTGCTGCGCCGCTGAGTCAGAAGGGGGCAGTCATGGTCACTTTGCCAACCGTCCACCGAGGAATTGCGACAAAGGAGAAGATGTAACCAGCGAAGAAGAAATATGGTTTGTTtggcggaagaaaaaaaaaagtgcaaaaatggagaaaatgtaCAGCAAAGTTGTCCAAGTCACCGTCAGATGTCGGGATTGCGACGAAAG AAATGCGCCCATCCGCGTCACCGTTGAGCTTCAGGCGAGCAAAAGTGGCGTTCACAGACGT GATCTTGTGGTGAGATTGACGGACGACGCCGATCCGTACTTCCTGTTCAACCTCACCCTTTGCCAAGAGGACTTTCAAAG TTTGAAGGTCCAGCAGGGGCTCCTCATCGAGTTCTCGTCGTTCCCGGAGAAGCTGATTGAACTCGTTGATCAATGTCAATCCGAGCAGAGTTCCGACCATCCCAG caaaaccaaaaatgtcTGCAGGTTCCAGCTGCTACTGTCTCGCGAGTCGGCGTCGCCGGATGGCCCCGCCCACCTGAGCGTGATGGAGACCAACTCCTTCAAGCACATCAACCACCTTTCGCTGAGGTTGGTCCCGGGCTCGGACAAGCTGGTCAAAGACTACCTGGCGCTCTGCCTGTCCTCGCTCAAG GCCGAGAAAGAAGCTCTCGAGGTGAAACTGCAGAAAACTCGAGCTGACCTCAGCACGCAGCTCAATTACGCTCAGCAG GCGCTTTCTGAGAGGAACCAAGAGTTGGAGCGTCTGCGTTCCGATTGGACGCTCCAGAGCGGCACGCTCACCAGCCGGCACGCCGACGAGTTGCGGTCCGAGCGGGAGAAAGCCACCGAG TTGCAGAACCGCCTGCAGCGGGAGACGCAGCAACTGCGCCAGGACCTGGAGAGCGCTCACCAGCGCGCCAGCCGGCAGATGCAGAACCGGCTGACGGAACTGGAGACCTCCTGCAGGGAGCTGACCGACAGGAAGTACAAGAACGAGGCCGTCCTCAGGGACCTGGAGTGCAAGCTGGCGGGGGCGGAGGAG GAGTGCCAGCGCGCCAAGCAGCAGGCGGCGACCCTGAGGCGCGAGAACGCCTCTCTGGACGCGGCGCTGCGCGACAAAGAACGCGCGGCCGACCAGCTGCTAACGCGCGTGGCCGTGCTGGAGGAGCGAGTGAAAGATGAGGAGGCGCTGCTGAGCGGAACCAAGGAAGCGCTGAAGGCCGCGCAGCAGCAGAAG GAATCCGTTCAGGAGAAAGCTCAGAGCAGAGAGGCTCAGCTGCGGAACCTCGAAGCCCAAGGCAAGATTTTGTCTGAAGATGTCAAAAAG ggcaacgagATCATCATGAAGTTTCAGcgcgagctgcaagttcagctggACAAGCTGAAGGTTCGAGACCTGGCGCTGCTGGCCCAGGAGAAGGAACTGGAGCGGGCCCGCAAAGAAGCGCGAGACGCTCGCCGGCAGCTCGGCGCCAAGGACCGGCAG ATCGTGGAGCTGAAGGAGAAGCTGGACTCGAGCGTGCGGAAGCTGACTGAAACCAAGGAAGTGTTACAGAAAAACGAGAACG TCATTGTGTGGCTGAACAAGCAGCTGAACGAGAAGCAACTTGCGGAGAAGATCGCGGAGCCTCTGGAGAACACGGCGGCGGCGCTGACGCCGGCGGGACCCCGA GCACACTTTTACCCTCACGTGACAAAAGCTGCTGTGACGCCTGACATCATTCACAA AATGAACGACTCTGCCGGTCTGGACGCCAAATACTTTAAGAGGAGAGACGACAGCGTCGCCGTTTACGCTCTTCCGGACGCGCTCGTCCCCCGAG aGCCCCCACCTCAGTACCCCAAAGCGCCTGTGGCGTCAGCGTACTTCACCAATTAA
- the LOC133503598 gene encoding spindle assembly abnormal protein 6 homolog isoform X5 yields the protein MFLGCGRKPEWPPGEKPPGHRENMQTPHWRGRDRTRIPGTSNSGCEIRFPACTCCAAESEGGSHGHFANRPPRNCDKGEDVTSEEEIWFVWRKKKKSAKMEKMYSKVVQVTVRCRDCDERNAPIRVTVELQASKSGVHRRDLVVRLTDDADPYFLFNLTLCQEDFQSLKVQQGLLIEFSSFPEKLIELVDQCQSEQSSDHPRFQLLLSRESASPDGPAHLSVMETNSFKHINHLSLSDVEDKRGANRFNIFLFQAEKEALEVKLQKTRADLSTQLNYAQQALSERNQELERLRSDWTLQSGTLTSRHADELRSEREKATELQNRLQRETQQLRQDLESAHQRASRQMQNRLTELETSCRELTDRKYKNEAVLRDLECKLAGAEEECQRAKQQAATLRRENASLDAALRDKERAADQLLTRVAVLEERVKDEEALLSGTKEALKAAQQQKESVQEKAQSREAQLRNLEAQGKILSEDVKKGNEIIMKFQRELQVQLDKLKVRDLALLAQEKELERARKEARDARRQLGAKDRQIVELKEKLDSSVRKLTETKEVLQKNENVIVWLNKQLNEKQLAEKIAEPLENTAAALTPAGPRAHFYPHVTKAAVTPDIIHKYGMNDSAGLDAKYFKRRDDSVAVYALPDALVPREPPPQYPKAPVASAYFTN from the exons atgtttttgggatgtgggaggaaacccgagtggccacctggagaaaagccacccgggcacagggagaacatgcaaactccacactggcggggccgagatcgaacccggatccccggcact AGCAACAGTGGATGTGAAATAAGATTTCCGGCTTGTACGTGCTGCGCCGCTGAGTCAGAAGGGGGCAGTCATGGTCACTTTGCCAACCGTCCACCGAGGAATTGCGACAAAGGAGAAGATGTAACCAGCGAAGAAGAAATATGGTTTGTTtggcggaagaaaaaaaaaagtgcaaaaatggagaaaatgtaCAGCAAAGTTGTCCAAGTCACCGTCAGATGTCGGGATTGCGACGAAAG AAATGCGCCCATCCGCGTCACCGTTGAGCTTCAGGCGAGCAAAAGTGGCGTTCACAGACGT GATCTTGTGGTGAGATTGACGGACGACGCCGATCCGTACTTCCTGTTCAACCTCACCCTTTGCCAAGAGGACTTTCAAAG TTTGAAGGTCCAGCAGGGGCTCCTCATCGAGTTCTCGTCGTTCCCGGAGAAGCTGATTGAACTCGTTGATCAATGTCAATCCGAGCAGAGTTCCGACCATCCCAG GTTCCAGCTGCTACTGTCTCGCGAGTCGGCGTCGCCGGATGGCCCCGCCCACCTGAGCGTGATGGAGACCAACTCCTTCAAGCACATCAACCACCTTTCGCTGAG tgaCGTGGAAGACAAACGCGGCGCAAACCGATTCAACATCTTTTTGTTCCAGGCCGAGAAAGAAGCTCTCGAGGTGAAACTGCAGAAAACTCGAGCTGACCTCAGCACGCAGCTCAATTACGCTCAGCAG GCGCTTTCTGAGAGGAACCAAGAGTTGGAGCGTCTGCGTTCCGATTGGACGCTCCAGAGCGGCACGCTCACCAGCCGGCACGCCGACGAGTTGCGGTCCGAGCGGGAGAAAGCCACCGAG TTGCAGAACCGCCTGCAGCGGGAGACGCAGCAACTGCGCCAGGACCTGGAGAGCGCTCACCAGCGCGCCAGCCGGCAGATGCAGAACCGGCTGACGGAACTGGAGACCTCCTGCAGGGAGCTGACCGACAGGAAGTACAAGAACGAGGCCGTCCTCAGGGACCTGGAGTGCAAGCTGGCGGGGGCGGAGGAG GAGTGCCAGCGCGCCAAGCAGCAGGCGGCGACCCTGAGGCGCGAGAACGCCTCTCTGGACGCGGCGCTGCGCGACAAAGAACGCGCGGCCGACCAGCTGCTAACGCGCGTGGCCGTGCTGGAGGAGCGAGTGAAAGATGAGGAGGCGCTGCTGAGCGGAACCAAGGAAGCGCTGAAGGCCGCGCAGCAGCAGAAG GAATCCGTTCAGGAGAAAGCTCAGAGCAGAGAGGCTCAGCTGCGGAACCTCGAAGCCCAAGGCAAGATTTTGTCTGAAGATGTCAAAAAG ggcaacgagATCATCATGAAGTTTCAGcgcgagctgcaagttcagctggACAAGCTGAAGGTTCGAGACCTGGCGCTGCTGGCCCAGGAGAAGGAACTGGAGCGGGCCCGCAAAGAAGCGCGAGACGCTCGCCGGCAGCTCGGCGCCAAGGACCGGCAG ATCGTGGAGCTGAAGGAGAAGCTGGACTCGAGCGTGCGGAAGCTGACTGAAACCAAGGAAGTGTTACAGAAAAACGAGAACG TCATTGTGTGGCTGAACAAGCAGCTGAACGAGAAGCAACTTGCGGAGAAGATCGCGGAGCCTCTGGAGAACACGGCGGCGGCGCTGACGCCGGCGGGACCCCGA GCACACTTTTACCCTCACGTGACAAAAGCTGCTGTGACGCCTGACATCATTCACAAGTACGG AATGAACGACTCTGCCGGTCTGGACGCCAAATACTTTAAGAGGAGAGACGACAGCGTCGCCGTTTACGCTCTTCCGGACGCGCTCGTCCCCCGAG aGCCCCCACCTCAGTACCCCAAAGCGCCTGTGGCGTCAGCGTACTTCACCAATTAA